From Solanum lycopersicum chromosome 8, SLM_r2.1, the proteins below share one genomic window:
- the LOC101246651 gene encoding cinnamoyl-CoA reductase-like SNL6 isoform X1, translated as MAPTSNFDSVSNTVCVMDASTRLGSSLVKRLLTNGYTVHAAIQNIHNGGHGEFLDACDMKRLKNFHLDPFDYHSIIDALKGCSGLFYSFEPPKDQSCTYDRGYTVHAALQNYGESSLFLDELECDDDGDDKMKKLKIFRSDPFDYHSIVDALKGCCALFYSFEPPRDHSTYDEYIGEVEVRAAHNVVEACAQTDTIEKVVFTSSATAIIWGHHENDQNSASMLLDERHWSDINVCRKFKLWHALSKTLAEKTAWALAMDRGVNMVSVNAGLLMGPDLTIKNPYLKGAAEMYEDGVFVTVDLDFLVEAHICVYEQISTYGRYLCFNHIINQTEDALKLANMLSPMPSSPQSMESDTRIIQERISNKKLNKLMIECQPQINGKSRGVLMKMST; from the exons ATGGCTCCGACTTCTAATTTTGACTCCGTCTCCAACACTGTCTGTGTCATGGATGCCTCGACTCGTCTCGGCTCGAGCTTAGTCAAGAGACTACTCACAAATGGTTACACGGTTCATGCTGCTATTCAAAATATTCATAATG gtGGTCATGGTGAGTTCTTGGATGCATGTGACATGAAGAGACTAAAGAATTTTCATTTGGACCCTTTTGATTATCATAGTATAATTGATGCTCTAAAGGGATGTTCTGGCTTGTTTTACTCCTTCGAACCTCCAAAGGACCAATCATGCACTTATGAT AGAGGATATACTGTTCATGCAGCCCTTCAAAATTATG GCGAATCATCGTTGTTCTTGGACGAACTTGAatgtgatgatgatggtgatgacaAGATGAAGAAATTAAAGATTTTTCGATCGGATCCTTTTGATTATCATAGTATTGTTGATGCTTTGAAGGGTTGTTGTGCTCTCTTCTATTCCTTTGAACCTCCTCGTGATCATTCCACTTATGAT GAATATATTGGAGAAGTGGAGGTGAGGGCAGCACATAATGTAGTGGAAGCATGTGCACAAACAGACACTATTGAAAAAGTTGTGTTTACTTCCTCAGCAACTGCAATTATTTGGGGACAtcatgaaaatgatcaaaactcTGCATCCATGCTTCTTGATGAAAGACATTGGAGTGATATCAACGTTTGTCGTAAATTCAAG CTATGGCATGCATTGTCAAAAACACTAGCAGAGAAGACAGCATGGGCATTGGCTATGGACAGAGGAGTCAACATGGTATCAGTCAACGCAGGATTATTAATGGGTCCTGATCTAACGATCAAAAATCCATATCTTAAAGGAGCTGCTGAGATGTATGAAGATGGAGTATTTGTGACCGTTGATCTTGATTTCTTGGTGGAGGCCCACATTTGTGTTTATGAACAAATTTCAACTTATGGACGCTATTTATGCTTTAATCACATTATTAATCAAACTGAAGATGCTCTTAAACTTGCCAACATGTTATCCCCTATGCCTTCTTCACCTCAAAG TATGGAGAGTGACACAAGGATAATTCAAGAGAGGATTAGCAACAAGAAGTTGAACAAACTTATGATTGAATGTCAGCCACAGATTAATGGCAAATCAAGAGGAGTGCTTATGAAAATGTCaacataa
- the LOC101260753 gene encoding RING-H2 finger protein ATL29-like gives MSSNVQNSTPSPTTYASPPVAIIFTIILVLIFFIGFSSIFFCRCFIQNLLYTWHLRNSPNGTPIDPRVSANGQLGLDPSIIKSFPTFTYSSVKDYRKESCGLECAICLVEFDNNSVLRLVTSCNHVYHQDCIDLWLESHKTCPVCRANLESPEVLKKRSQYTSYVTSNSNSNSNSNISSSSNNNNNNNNNNVMRDINENESLEDSLSISIRDDNNNDDDDDHKEEEEESGCSSATLERVELQDGEAKLSRSHSTGHSINRSRGAEDRFTLKLPEHVRAKIIKGHNSTKSCTTFGEYKSKTTTGNAGFGEVSESYTVDINKLR, from the coding sequence atgtcttcaaatgtacaaaattcaACCCCATCACCAACAACATATGCCTCACCACCAGTAGCAATAATCTTCACTATCATCCTTGTATTAATTTTCTTCATTGGTTTTTcatctattttcttttgtagATGTTTCATCCAAAATCTACTATACACATGGCATTTAAGGAATAGCCCTAATGGTACTCCAATTGATCCTAGGGTTTCAGCAAATGGACAGTTAGGTCTTGATCCTTCTATTATTAAATCATTTCCAACATTTACCTATTCAAGTGTAAAAGATTATCGTAAAGAATCTTGTGGTCTTGAATGTGCTATTTGTCTCGTTGAATTCGATAACAATAGCGTCCTTCGCCTGGTTACCTCATGTAACCATGTTTACCATCAAGATTGTATCGATCTATGGCTCGAATCACACAAGACATGCCCCGTATGTCGCGCAAACCTAGAATCGCCTGAGGTGCTAAAGAAAAGGTCACAATATACATCATACGTGAccagtaatagtaatagtaatagtaacaGTAacattagtagtagtagtaataataacaataataacaataacaataatgtcATGCGTGACATTAATGAGAACGAATCGTTAGAAGATTCATTGAGCATTTCAATTCGAGATGATAACAAcaacgacgacgatgatgatcataaagaagaagaagaagaaagtggaTGCTCTAGTGCAACATTAGAACGTGTGGAATTACAAGATGGAGAAGCGAAATTATCGAGATCGCATTCAACGGGGCACTCTATAAATAGATCTAGAGGAGCTGAAGATAGGTTTACATTGAAATTACCAGAACATGTTAGGGCAAAAATTATAAAGGGACATAATTCAACAAAAAGCTGTACTACTTTTGGTGAATACAAAAGCAAAACAACTACTGGAAATGCTGGTTTTGGTGAAGTTTCAGAATCATACACAGTAGATATCAATAAATTaagataa
- the LOC101246651 gene encoding cinnamoyl-CoA reductase-like SNL6 isoform X2 yields the protein MAPTSNFDSVSNTVCVMDASTRLGSSLVKRLLTNGYTVHAAIQNIHNGGHGEFLDACDMKRLKNFHLDPFDYHSIIDALKGCSGLFYSFEPPKDQSCTYDEYIGEVEVRAAHNVVEACAQTDTIEKVVFTSSATAIIWGHHENDQNSASMLLDERHWSDINVCRKFKLWHALSKTLAEKTAWALAMDRGVNMVSVNAGLLMGPDLTIKNPYLKGAAEMYEDGVFVTVDLDFLVEAHICVYEQISTYGRYLCFNHIINQTEDALKLANMLSPMPSSPQSMESDTRIIQERISNKKLNKLMIECQPQINGKSRGVLMKMST from the exons ATGGCTCCGACTTCTAATTTTGACTCCGTCTCCAACACTGTCTGTGTCATGGATGCCTCGACTCGTCTCGGCTCGAGCTTAGTCAAGAGACTACTCACAAATGGTTACACGGTTCATGCTGCTATTCAAAATATTCATAATG gtGGTCATGGTGAGTTCTTGGATGCATGTGACATGAAGAGACTAAAGAATTTTCATTTGGACCCTTTTGATTATCATAGTATAATTGATGCTCTAAAGGGATGTTCTGGCTTGTTTTACTCCTTCGAACCTCCAAAGGACCAATCATGCACTTATGAT GAATATATTGGAGAAGTGGAGGTGAGGGCAGCACATAATGTAGTGGAAGCATGTGCACAAACAGACACTATTGAAAAAGTTGTGTTTACTTCCTCAGCAACTGCAATTATTTGGGGACAtcatgaaaatgatcaaaactcTGCATCCATGCTTCTTGATGAAAGACATTGGAGTGATATCAACGTTTGTCGTAAATTCAAG CTATGGCATGCATTGTCAAAAACACTAGCAGAGAAGACAGCATGGGCATTGGCTATGGACAGAGGAGTCAACATGGTATCAGTCAACGCAGGATTATTAATGGGTCCTGATCTAACGATCAAAAATCCATATCTTAAAGGAGCTGCTGAGATGTATGAAGATGGAGTATTTGTGACCGTTGATCTTGATTTCTTGGTGGAGGCCCACATTTGTGTTTATGAACAAATTTCAACTTATGGACGCTATTTATGCTTTAATCACATTATTAATCAAACTGAAGATGCTCTTAAACTTGCCAACATGTTATCCCCTATGCCTTCTTCACCTCAAAG TATGGAGAGTGACACAAGGATAATTCAAGAGAGGATTAGCAACAAGAAGTTGAACAAACTTATGATTGAATGTCAGCCACAGATTAATGGCAAATCAAGAGGAGTGCTTATGAAAATGTCaacataa